A single genomic interval of Camelina sativa cultivar DH55 chromosome 11, Cs, whole genome shotgun sequence harbors:
- the LOC109127671 gene encoding nucleolin 2-like, producing the protein MASSSKKSAVKFNLLGKRNPEDDNLETKPFLKKRKETSEEKEAAITKKTLFMGHLCPQTKISDIIDFFKDVVQVVRVRLFVTAKHTHVCCGLVEFSSTNEAKKAVEKKNGEYLLDYRIHLKVHKKNPNIGRPMFCIDHTVCFGMHEEEITRFLKENFSYKDYLRPESLPVEDSEAVKGLDETPHFVEEVLFVANISPQTKLFQI; encoded by the exons ATGGCCAGTTCTAGCAAGAAATCGGCCGTGAAATTTAACTTATTGG GTAAGCGAAACCCTGAAGATGATAATTTGGAGACAAAACCGTTTCTCAAAAAACGTAAGGAAACATCCGAGGAGAAG GAAGCTGCCATAACAAAAAAGACGCTCTTTATGGGCCATCTCTGTCCCCAAACTAAAATATCAGATAT CATCGATTTCTTCAAAGATGTTGTACAAGTTGTTCGTGTTAGACTTTTTGTAACCGCCAAGCATACTCATGTGTGTTGTGGCCTTGTTGAGTTTTCTTCTACTAACGAAGCAAAGAAG GCGGTGGAAAAGAAGAATGGTGAATATTTGCTTGATTATCGCATTCATCTTAAAGTgcataaaaaaaatccaaacattgGACGACCTAT GTTTTGCATAGATCACACGGTTTG TTTTGGTATGCATGAAGAAGAGATCACtaggtttttaaaagaaaatttcagcTACAAAGACTACCTTCGACCAGAGAGCCTTCCGGTAGAAGATAGTGAGGCAGTGAAAGGACTTGATGAAACTCCCCATTTTGTTGAG GAAGTACTCTTTGTCGCTAATATCTCTCCCCAAACTAAACTATTTCAAATTTAA
- the LOC104728386 gene encoding deoxynucleoside triphosphate triphosphohydrolase SAMHD1 homolog — protein sequence MKFTFGLQLCLKFIDTEQFQRLRELKQLGVTNMVYPGAVHSRFEHSLGVYWLAGENVQKLKNFQGMELGIDNYDLQTVRLAGLLHDIGHGPFSHMFEREFLPKVISDSQWSHELMSVNMIDHMVDTHHIDVDAQMLKRVKDMILASTEFSQLKSNAEKRFLYDIVANGRNGIDVDKFDYIVRDSRACGLGFNFQFQRLTETMKVIDNEICYPAKEYRNVHKLFATRADLYRTVYMHPKVKAIELMIVDAMVKANSFLEITSLINDPSEYWKLDDTILKTIEIAPDPELAEAKELILRVRRRQLYQFCNEYAVPKDKIDHFKAVTAQDIICSQKHTSLTLKEEDIAVSNVKIDLARGRENPLECINFFKDYDSTEKFVIPEDRVSHLLPTTYQDKIVRVYAKKPELVEAVSEAFENFQMRTYGIKAQVHATPEKKKRRIM from the exons ATGAAG TTCACTTTTGGTTTGCAGCTTTGTTTAAAATTCATTGACACTGAGCAGTTTCAGAG GCTTCGTGAACTAAAGCAACTCG GGGTGACGAACATGGTATATCCAGGAGCTGTGCATTCTAGATTTGAGCACTCTCTAGGCGTGTATTGGCTTGCAGGCGAAAATGTTCAGAAGCTAAAAAATTTCCAG GGAATGGAGCTTGGTATTGACAATTATGATCTTCAGACTGTGAGACTGGCTG GACTTCTCCACGATATTGGTCATGGGCCTTTCAGTCATATGTTTGAGCGTGAATTCCTTCCAAAGGTCATAAGTGACAGTCAGTG GTCTCATGAGTTAATGTCTGTAAACATGATTGACCATATGGTTGATACACATCACATTGATGTTGATGCACAAATGCTGAAAAGAGTGAAG GATATGATACTAGCTAGTACTGAGTTTTCACAGCTGAAA AGCAATGCAGAGAAACGTTTCTTGTATGATATTGTTGCTAATGGCCGAAACGGGATTGATGTGGACAA gTTTGACTACATTGTTCGTGATTCTCGAGCTTGTGGACTGGGGTTCAATTTTCAGTTCCAGAG ACTAACAGAGACGATGAAAGTCATTGATAATGAAATCTGCTATCCCGCCAAGGAAT ATCGTAATGTCCACAAGTTATTTGCAACTCGAGCTGATCTTTATCGAACTGTCTACATGCATCCGAAAGTAAAG GCGATAGAGCTTATGATAGTAGATGCCATGGTCAAAGCCAACAGTTTCTTGGAAATTACTTCTTTGATTAATGACCCATCTGAATACTGGAAG CTAGACGACACAATCCTCAAAACGATCGAAATAGCTCCAGATCCAGAGCTTGCAGAAGCTAAAGAGCTGATACTCCGTGTTCGCAGAAGGCAGTTGTACCAA TTCTGTAACGAGTATGCGGTTCCAAAGGACAAAATCGATCATTTCAAAGCTGTCACTGCTCAAGATATCATATGTTCTCAG AAACACACAAGCTTGAcactaaaagaagaagatatcgcTGTTTCAAACGTCAAGATTGATTTGGCTCGTGGGAGAGAAAATCCTCTTGAATG catcaacttcttcaag GATTATGATAGTACAGAGAAGTTTGTGATACCCGAGGACCGAGTCAGTCACTTGTTACCAACAACATATCAAGACAAGATAGTGAGAGTATATGCCAAAAAACCAGAATTG GTGGAAGCAGTTTCGGAAGCATTTGAAAATTTCCAAATGAGAACGTATGGAATCAAAGCTCAAGTACACGCAACacctgagaaaaagaaaaggcgTATTATGTAG
- the LOC104728385 gene encoding nucleolin-like: MATANLLGKRNPENDLETKQHIHKKHKETPDEKESAVTAKTLSVTRRCIHLCYGHVEFASANEAKKALEKKNDEYLLGNQIKLFAVKKTPKRPLPKYCIEHKLCYKDYLGRESLPIEEDETPPDFVEEVLFVANLPPQTKISDIQDFFEGVVSVRLIINHEGKHVGYGFVDFASAYQAKKALEKKNGEYLHDHKIFLEVAKTTPDPPQPKYNLAEKLYYEDCLRRQNLLIEEDGTAVEGLDKTPNFVEAVAVRNKTLFVSSLSHEAEISHIIDFFKDVGEVVHVRLIVDYTGKHVDDGFVEFASANEAEKALETKNGEYLHDHKIFLDVAKKAPYPPRPEYCIDHKVWYEDYLRRESLLIEEDEAVEGQDEILDYNEEVATRRKTLFIANISCETSIPKLLHFFKNVGRVVLLRLIVDHRGEDVGCGFVEFVSANEAEKALRIIHDKEFCLDVAEIAPYPLRPKYNLAEKLWSKVESLLIEEEEEIAEEIEETEEAEEEDDDLETKPNLKKLEVPMLGGLCGKKVIFSYDD; encoded by the exons aTGGCCACAGCTAATttgttgg GTAAGCGAAACCCTGAAAATGATTTAGAGACCAAACAACACATCCACAAGAAACACAAGGAAACACCCGACGAGAAG GAATCTGCCGTAACAGCAAAGACGCTCTCTGTAACCCGCAGGTGTATTCATTTGTGCTATGGCcatgttgagtttgcttctgctaACGAAGCAAAGAAG GCGctggaaaagaagaatgatGAATATTTGCTTGGTAATCAGATAAAACTTTTTGCCGTTAAAAAAACTCCAAAGCGTCCACTACCCAA GTATTGCATAGAACACAAGCTTTG CTACAAAGACTACCTTGGACGAGAAAGCCTTCctatagaagaagatgagacaCCTCCCGATTTTGTTGAG GAAGTACTCTTTGTTGCCAATCTCCCTCCCCAAACTAAAATCTCAGATAT CCAAGACTTCTTCGAAGGAGTTGTTAGTGTTCGACTTATTATAAACCACGAGGGTAAGCATGTGGGTTATGGCTTTGTTGACTTTGCTTCTGCTTACCAAGCAAAGAAG GCGctggaaaagaagaatggtGAATATTTGCATGATCACAAGATTTTTCTTGAAGTGGCTAAGACAACTCCAGACCCTCCACAACCCAA GTACAACCTTGCAGAGAAGCTTTA TTACGAAGACTGCCTTCGACGACAAAACCTTCTGATAGAAGAAGATGGGACAGCAGTGGAAGGACTTGATAAAACTCCCAATTTTGTTGAG GCAGTTGCTGTCAGAAACAAGACGCTATTTGTTTCTAGTCTCTCTCACGAAGCTGAAATTTCACATAT CATCGATTTCTTCAAAGATGTTGGAGAAGTTGTTCATGTTCGACTAATTGTAGACTACACAGGCAAGCATGTGGACGAtggctttgttgagtttgcttctgctaACGAAGCAGAGAAG GCACTGGAAACGAAGAACGGTGAATATTTGCACGATCATAAGATTTTTCTTGATGTGGCTAAGAAAGCTCCATATCCTCCACGACCAGA GTATTGCATAGATCACAAGGTTTG GTATGAAGACTACCTTCGAAGAGAAAGCCTTCTGATAGAGGAAGATGAGGCAGTGGAAGGACAGGATGAAATTCTCGATTATAATGAG GAAGTTGCTACAAGAAGAAAGACGCTCTTTATTGCCAATATCTCTTGCGAAACTAGTATACCAAAGCT CCTCCATTTCTTCAAAAATGTTGGACGAGTTGTTCTTCTTCGACTTATTGTAGACCACAGGGGTGAGGATGTGGGTTGtggctttgttgagtttgtttCTGCTAACGAAGCAGAGAAG GCGCTGCGAATAATACATGATAAAGAGTTTTGTCTTGACGTGGCTGAGATAGCTCCATACCCTCTCCGACCCAA gtaCAACCTTGCAGAGAAGCTTTG GTCGAAGGTAGAAAGCCTtctgatagaagaagaagaagaaatagcagaagaaatagaagaaacagaagaagcagaagaagaagatgatgatttggAGACCAAACCAAATCTGAAGAAACTGGAGGTACCTATGCTGGGAGGACTCTGCGGTAAGAAGGTTATCTTCTCTTATGACGACTGA
- the LOC104728384 gene encoding agamous-like MADS-box protein AGL75 — MRSLPSSSSSSSYPLVALSNRLETVFRKAEQLSVLCQIDVCVIYYGPKGDLKTFPNEKEKVRNMAMRYSRLNDSLRSKKRVSLSEFLKDKGLENPNKRRKTTTSPKKNYVDVLKYPISDHYSPDQIPQLIQSLQLNLSTFQQRLRFLVSQEKHKQLLDHHHQSFVPSTSSSSLTTPSLNPSQQFSLFVYNHGDNTLSQIPVSASNLNQDFSALLQESQLKNGHNMS, encoded by the coding sequence ATGAGATCTTtaccttcttcctcttcttcttcttcttacccaCTCGTCGCTTTGAGCAATAGACTTGAAACCGTGTTTAGGAAAGCAGAACAGCTTTCGGTTCTGTGTCAAATTGATGTCTGTGTCATCTATTACGGACCTAAAGGAGACCTAAAAACGTTTCCaaacgagaaagagaaagtgAGAAACATGGCTATGAGGTACAGTCGGCTAAACGATTCCTTGAGAAGCAAAAAACGGGTTAGTCTCTCTGAGTTCCTCAAGGACAAGGGTTTGGAGAATCCGAACAAGAGgaggaagacgacgacgagTCCGAAGAAGAATTATGTGGATGTATTGAAGTATCCAATCTCTGATCACTACTCTCCCGACCAAATCCCCCAATTGATTCAGTCCTTGCAACTCAATCTCTCTACATTCCAACAAAGGCTTCGATTTCTTGTTTCGcaagagaaacacaaacaactactcgatcatcatcatcagagttTCGTACCATCGACATCATCATCCTCTCTCACGACCCCATCTTTGAACCCTAGCCAGCAGTTCTCGCTATTTGTGTATAACCATGGAGACAATACTCTCTCTCAGATCCCAGTCTCTGCATCAAATCTCAATCAGGATTTCTCAGCGTTACTTCAAGAATCTCAGTTGAAGAATGGACACAACATGTCTTAA
- the LOC104724361 gene encoding protein farnesyltransferase subunit beta, whose translation MEELPILTVSQREQFLVENDVFGIFGYFEASDVSTQRYMLEIQRDKQLDYLMKGFRQLGREFSSLDANRPWLCYWILHSIALLGESVDDELENNAIEFLGRCQGSDGGYGGGPGQLPHLATTYAAVNALVTIGGDKALSSINREKMSCFLRRMKDRSGGFRMHDMGEMDVRACYTAISVASILNIMDDELTRGLGEYILSCQTYEGGIGGEPGSEAHGGNTYCGLATMILINEVDSLNLDSLMNWAVHRQGVEMGFQGRTNKLVDGCYTFWQAAPCVLLQRFYSAHDLVHHGSSHISQGTDKDHEDHHDPEDSDDDDDSDEEDSDEGSVNGHGVHHTSTYINRRMQPVFDSLGLQRYVLLCSKMPDGGFRDKPRKPRDFYHTCYCLSGLSVAQHAWLKDEDTPPLTRDVLGSYSNLLEPVDLLHNVVIDRYNEAIEYFFKAA comes from the exons ATGGAAGAGCTTCCGATCTTAACCGTGAGTCAGCGCGAGCAGTTTCTGGTGGAGAACGATGTGTTCGGGATCTTTGGTTACTTCGAGGCCAGCGACGTCTCTACACAGAGATACAT GTTGGAGATTCAGCGAGATAAGCAGTTGGATTATCTTATGAAAGGCTTCAGGCAGCTAGGTCGGGAGTTTTCTTCCTTAGATGCTAA TCGACCTTGGCTTTGTTACTGGATTCTTCATTCAATAGCTTTGCTTGGGGAGTCTGTGGATGATGAATTAGAAAACAATGCCATCGAGTTTCTTGGACGCTGCCAG GGCTCTGATGGTGGATACGGTGGTGGTCCTGGCCAA CTTCCACATCTTGCAACCACTTACGCTGCAGTGAATGCACTGGTTACTATAGGAGGTGACAAAGCCCTTTCTTCGATTAATAG AGAAAAAATGTCTTGTTTCTTAAGACGAATGAAGGATAGAAGTGGAGGTTTCAG GATGCATGATATGGGAGAAATGGATGTTCGAGCGTGCTACACTGCTATTTCG GTTGCGAGCATCTTAAATATTATGGATGATGAACTCACCCGGGGCCTAGGAGAATACATCTTGAG TTGCCAAACTTATGAAGGCGGGATTGGAGGTGAACCTGGCTCTGAAGCTCATGGTGG GAACACTTACTGTGGGTTGGCTACTATGATTCTGATCAATGAGGTTGACAGTTTGAATTTGGATTCACTAATG AACTGGGCTGTACATCGACAAGGAGTAGAAATGGGATTCCAAGGTAGGACCAACAAATTGGTCGATGGTTGCTACACTTTTTGGCAG GCAGCACCTTGTGTTCTACTACAGAGATTCTATTCAGCGCATGATCTGGTACATCATGGATCATCACATATATCACAAGGGACAGATAAAGATCACGAGGACCATCATGATCCTGaagacagtgatgatgatgatgattctgatgAGGAGGACAGTGATGAAG GTTCAGTGAATGGACACGGAGTCCATCATACATCCACATACATTAACAGGAGAATGCAACCAGTTTTTGATAGCCTCGGCTTGCAGAGATATGTACTCTTATGCTCTAAG ATGCCTGACGGTGGATTTAGAGACAAGCCAAGGAAACCCCGTGACTTCTACCACACATGTTACTGCCTGAGCGGATTGTCTGTGGCTCAGCACGCTTGGTTAAAAGACGAGGACACTCCTCCTTTGACTCGTGACGTTTTGGGTAGCTACTCTAATCTCCTGGAACCTGTTGACCTCCTCCACAACGTTGTCATTGATCGGTACAATGAAGCTATCGAGTACTTCTTTAAAGCAGCATGA
- the LOC104724363 gene encoding LOW QUALITY PROTEIN: polyadenylate-binding protein, cytoplasmic and nuclear (The sequence of the model RefSeq protein was modified relative to this genomic sequence to represent the inferred CDS: substituted 2 bases at 2 genomic stop codons), which produces MLEKLFVFELSRKLAKKLCFGRVDFASANEAKKALEKKNGEYLHDYQIFLREDYNAPYPFRPKYCMEHKVWNLRQESLPIEEDGTPPDFVEEVLFVANLSPQTKILHIKDFFKNVGEVVRVRLIVNHEGKHVGYGFVDFASANEAKKAPETKNGEYLHDHKIFLEVAKTAPDPPRPKYNLAEKLCYEDYLRRQNLVIEEDVAVEGLDESPNFVEAVAVRKXTLFVSGLSRESDISHIINFFIDVGEVVHVRLIVDDTGEHVGDGFVEFASSHEAEKVRVVYSNDXKYLSSHMKNIQVSYYHSIDFFKDVGEVVCSRLIVDHNGEHVGCGFVEFASANEAEMALEKNGFKLQDNKFFLDVAEIAPYPLRPKYNLAEKLWSKVESLLIKKEKEEGEEEDDEDDLETKPNLKKHEVPMMGGYCSKKIIFCFNDL; this is translated from the exons ATGCTGGAGAAGTTGTTCGTGTTCGAACTATCCCGCAAGTTGGCTAAGAAGTTGTGCTTTGGCCGTGTTGACTTTGCATCTGCCAACGAAGCAAAGAAG GCGctggaaaagaagaatggtGAATATTTGCACGACTATCAGATATTTCTTAGAGAGGATTATAACGCTCCATACCCTTTCCGACCcaa ATATTGCATGGAACACAAGGTCTG GAACCTTCGACAAGAAAGCCTTCCGATAGAAGAAGATGGCACACCTCCCGATTTTGTTGAG GAAGTACTCTTTGTTGCCAATCTCTCTCCCCAGACTAAAATATTGCATAT CAAAGACTTCTTCAAAAATGTTGGAGAAGTTGTTCGTGTTAGACTTATTGTAAACCACGAGGGTAAGCATGTGGGTTATGGCTTTGTTGACTTCGCTTCTGCTAACGAAGCAAAGAAG GCGCCGGAAACGAAGAATGGTGAATATTTGCACGATCATAAGATCTTTCTTGAAGTGGCTAAGACAGCTCCAGACCCTCCACGACCCAA GTACAACCTTGCAGAGAAGCTTTG TTACGAAGACTATCTTCGACGACAAAACCTTGTGATAGAAGAGGACGTGGCAGTGGAAGGACTTGACGAATCTCCCAATTTTGTTGAG GCAGTTGCTGTAAGAAAATAGACGCTCTTTGTTTCTGGTCTCTCTCGCGAATCTGATATATCACATAT CATCAATTTCTTCATAGATGTTGGAGAAGTTGTTCATGTTCGACTTATTGTAGACGACACGGGCGAGCATGTGGGTGAtggctttgttgagtttgcttcttctCACGAAGCAGAGAAGGTGAGAGTAGTTTATAGTAATGATTAAAAGTATTTAAGTAGTcatatgaaaaatatacaagTAAGTTATTATCACAGCATCGATTTCTTCAAAGATGTTGGAGAAGTTGTTTGTTCTCGACTTATTGTAGACCACAATGGTGAGCATGTGGGCTGTGGCTTTGTTGAATTTGCTTCTGCTAACGAAGCAGAGATG GCGCTGGAAAAGAATGGTTTCAAATTGCAGGATAATAAGTTTTTTCTTGACGTGGCTGAGATTGCTCCATACCCTCTCCGACccaa gTACAACCTTGCAGAGAAGCTTTG GTCGAAGGTAGAAAGCCttctgataaaaaaagaaaaagaagaaggagaagaagaagatgatgaagatgatttggAGACCAAACCGAATCTGAAGAAACATGAGGTACCTATGATGGGTGGATACTGCAGTAAGAAGATTATTTTCTGTTTCAACGActtatag